One window of Rhinoraja longicauda isolate Sanriku21f chromosome 9, sRhiLon1.1, whole genome shotgun sequence genomic DNA carries:
- the LOC144597034 gene encoding otoraplin-like has product MARAACCLFSLLLIGLAQVIKADYMEKLAKKKICADEDCSYVISFGQVVDDYNAPDCRFLNLREGQFIYVYSKLVQEGQSGEFWSGSIYSDHQYVDQMGIIGYFPSTLVTEQQVFQNTTVELPTTAIDFYCD; this is encoded by the exons ATGGCACGAGCTGCCTGCTGTCTCTTCTCACTTTTGCTAATTGGATTGGCACAAGTCATTAAAGCAGATTACATGGAAAAACTCGCAAAAAAGAAAATCTGTGCTGATGAGGATTGCAGTT ATGTCATCTCATTTGGCCAGGTGGTTGATGATTACAATGCACCAGACTGCAGGTTCTTAAACCTTAGGGAAGGCCAATTCATATATGTGTACTCCAAACTGGTACAAGAAGGCCAAAGTGGAGAATTCTGGTCTGGTAGT ATTTACAGTGATCATCAGTATGTGGATCAAATGGGTATAATCGGTTATTTCCCCAGCACCTTGGTCACTGAGCAGCAAGTATTCCAGAACACAACGGTGGAACTTCCCACCACT GCTATCGACTTCTACTGTGACTAA